From the Methanobacterium sp. CWC-01 genome, the window TAGGACCCCGGAAGAAAATGCCCAAACCGGTTCCAGCTTCAGCCAAACCCGAACCACTCATGGAGAAACTGAAAGGCACCGTAAAGGTGAGAATAAAGGATCAGCCAGTGGTACAGGCGCTAGTAGGCTCTCAAGAGATGGGAGATGAAGATATTGCCGATAACATTGAAGCTGTGCTGGGCGTGCTGGACCAGAAACTGGAGAAAGGACGTAGCCAGATTAAGTCCATGTACGTGAAGACCACCATGGGCCCAGTAGCGAGGGTGATCTAAATGGCACACGTTGCACAGTGGAAAAAGGAAGAAGTAAAAGATCTTCAAAACCTTATCGATAGTCATCCGGTTGTGGGAATAGCTAATCTGGAAGACATACCTGCCCCTCAGATGCAAAAGATGAGGGAAAACCTGCGGGGTAATGCCCAGCTTAAGATGTCCCGGATAAACCTGATGAACCTGGCTCTGGACCAGTCCCAGAAGAACAATATAAAGGAACTGTCTGACTTCATGGCCGGACAACCAGCCATGATCTTCACGGACATGAACCCCTTCAAGCTATACAAGATACTGGAGGAAAGTAAAACCCCAGCTCCTGCCCGAGCAGGAAGTATAGCCACTGCCGACATTGTGGTGCCCAAGGGAGATACTTCTTTCCTACCTGGACCGGTCCTGGGGGAGTTGCAAAAGATAGGAATTCCAGCCAAGATCGAAAAGGGAAAAATAGTTATTACCGAGGATAAAACCATAGTTGCCGAGGGAGAAGAAATCTCCAGGGATGTAGCCAGTATGCTAACCAGACTGGAAATATATCCTCTGGAGGTAGGAATCGACCTCAAGGCCGCTTATGAGGATGAAA encodes:
- a CDS encoding 50S ribosomal protein L10 yields the protein MAHVAQWKKEEVKDLQNLIDSHPVVGIANLEDIPAPQMQKMRENLRGNAQLKMSRINLMNLALDQSQKNNIKELSDFMAGQPAMIFTDMNPFKLYKILEESKTPAPARAGSIATADIVVPKGDTSFLPGPVLGELQKIGIPAKIEKGKIVITEDKTIVAEGEEISRDVASMLTRLEIYPLEVGIDLKAAYEDETVYTSDILTIDLEKTITDIQKVYSQAINLAVNAVVFTDESMPLLISKAAGQSLNLALNADILTSKTTDLILAKAYAQMLALASELSAKDGDALDDELQEKISAQATSTAVSEDKEEEEEEEEEEEEEKEEDAAAGLGALFG